One genomic region from Selenihalanaerobacter shriftii encodes:
- a CDS encoding WYL domain-containing protein has translation MIQTLQTGIQEKRMVKIVYKNPQGDIRYRQVDPYKMNDKKLYGYCHVKNQPQIFNLEDILSVQLTNKRYEDNLY, from the coding sequence ATGATACAGACCTTGCAAACTGGCATTCAGGAGAAGCGAATGGTAAAGATAGTCTATAAGAACCCACAAGGAGATATTCGCTATCGCCAAGTTGATCCCTATAAAATGAATGATAAAAAACTGTATGGATATTGTCATGTGAAGAATCAACCACAGATTTTTAATTTAGAAGATATTTTAAGTGTGCAGTTAACCAATAAGAGATATGAGGACAATCTTTATTGA
- the argH gene encoding argininosuccinate lyase translates to MKLWGGRFEAETDQLVEEYTASIGFDQRLYKYDIEGSIAHVKMLAHSEILTLDERDKIISGLEEILEEIENDEFEFEIGLEDIHMNIEKKLIDKIGSVGGKLHTARSRNDQVALDMRLYLKDQINDIKALIQKLQKVLLESAEENIDIIMPGYTHLQRAQPVRVSHHLLAYYAKLKRDYDRLIDCYKRTNVLPLGAGALAGTTFNIDREFVADELGFNKVSQNSLDTVSDRDFVIEFLAAASTLMMHLSRFSEELVLWTSQEFDFINIDDAFCTGSSIMPQKKNPDVPELIRGKTGRVYGHLMQILTVMKGLPLAYNKDMQEDKEGLFDTVSTLKGAIELFARMLAKTTFKQQKLEETAEDGFTNATEVADYLVEKGVPFREAHEVVGKTVLHCVKEEKKLSDLKLKEWKEFSNKFEDDIYKKIDIKTAVDTRNIIGGPAKKEVLRVIKTEKEELKKD, encoded by the coding sequence ATGAAGTTATGGGGAGGTAGATTTGAAGCTGAAACAGATCAGTTAGTTGAAGAATATACTGCATCTATCGGATTTGATCAGCGGTTATATAAATATGATATAGAAGGTAGTATTGCTCACGTTAAGATGTTAGCCCATAGTGAAATTTTAACTTTAGATGAAAGAGATAAGATTATTAGTGGTTTAGAAGAAATATTAGAAGAGATTGAAAATGATGAATTTGAATTTGAAATTGGTTTAGAAGATATTCATATGAATATAGAAAAAAAATTAATCGACAAAATAGGGAGTGTTGGTGGTAAACTTCATACTGCACGTAGTAGGAATGATCAAGTAGCTTTAGATATGCGACTTTATCTTAAAGATCAGATTAATGATATCAAAGCATTAATTCAGAAGTTACAAAAAGTATTATTAGAATCAGCTGAAGAGAATATTGATATTATTATGCCAGGATATACTCATTTACAAAGAGCCCAACCAGTGAGAGTATCCCACCATTTATTAGCCTATTATGCTAAATTGAAACGAGATTATGACCGATTGATTGACTGCTATAAACGCACCAATGTTTTACCATTAGGTGCAGGAGCTTTAGCAGGAACTACGTTTAATATTGATAGAGAGTTTGTGGCTGATGAACTTGGTTTTAATAAAGTGAGTCAAAATAGTTTAGATACAGTTAGTGACCGGGACTTTGTAATAGAGTTTTTAGCAGCAGCTTCTACTTTAATGATGCATTTAAGTAGATTTAGTGAAGAATTAGTTTTATGGACTTCTCAAGAGTTTGATTTTATTAATATAGATGATGCATTCTGTACTGGAAGCAGTATTATGCCTCAAAAGAAAAATCCTGATGTTCCAGAATTAATTCGAGGAAAGACTGGACGAGTTTATGGTCATTTAATGCAGATATTGACAGTAATGAAAGGCCTACCTCTAGCTTATAATAAGGATATGCAAGAGGATAAGGAAGGTTTATTTGACACTGTAAGCACTTTAAAAGGTGCTATAGAACTATTTGCTCGTATGTTAGCTAAGACTACCTTTAAACAACAGAAATTAGAAGAAACGGCTGAAGATGGATTTACTAATGCTACAGAGGTGGCTGATTATTTAGTAGAAAAAGGAGTTCCATTTAGAGAAGCACATGAGGTAGTCGGTAAGACAGTCTTACATTGTGTTAAAGAAGAAAAGAAATTATCAGATTTAAAGTTAAAAGAATGGAAGGAATTTTCTAATAAATTTGAAGATGATATCTATAAAAAGATAGATATAAAAACAGCAGTAGACACTAGGAATATAATTGGAGGTCCAGCTAAAAAAGAGGTTTTAAGAGTAATTAAAACTGAAAAAGAAGAATTAAAAAAAGATTGA
- a CDS encoding manganese catalase family protein: protein MFNHDKQLLHEVKVDQPNPAYAAMLQEQLGGANGELKAGLQYFSQSFRIQDQEIKDLFLDIAAEEFGHAEMVAQMITMLNGHDVANTNDTIGSIEPQVLGGLSPMLANASGSPFTGNFINVTGDVAADILSDIAAEQRAKVVYEYLYRQIDDQGVKETIDFLLNREEAHNALFREALNKVQKNDKSSNYDFGVTEDSRLYFDLSTPGRYFDNPNPTPPSFDDPRGDAQTHTFNDPNTH, encoded by the coding sequence ATGTTTAATCATGATAAGCAATTACTACATGAAGTAAAAGTAGATCAACCAAATCCAGCTTATGCTGCTATGTTACAGGAACAACTAGGTGGGGCAAATGGTGAATTAAAAGCTGGGCTTCAGTATTTTAGTCAAAGTTTTCGTATCCAAGATCAAGAAATTAAAGACCTCTTCTTAGACATTGCAGCCGAGGAATTTGGGCACGCAGAAATGGTAGCTCAAATGATCACTATGTTAAATGGACATGATGTGGCTAATACTAATGATACTATTGGTTCAATTGAACCTCAAGTTCTCGGAGGTCTTTCTCCAATGTTAGCTAACGCTTCTGGATCTCCTTTCACTGGGAACTTTATTAATGTTACTGGTGATGTTGCTGCAGATATTCTATCTGATATCGCAGCAGAACAACGGGCTAAAGTAGTCTATGAATATCTCTACCGCCAAATAGATGATCAAGGTGTTAAAGAAACTATTGATTTTTTATTAAATAGAGAGGAAGCTCACAATGCTTTATTTAGAGAAGCATTAAATAAAGTACAAAAGAATGATAAATCCTCTAATTATGACTTTGGAGTTACTGAAGACTCTCGATTATACTTTGATTTATCTACTCCTGGTCGATATTTTGATAATCCTAACCCTACTCCTCCATCTTTTGATGACCCTCGAGGTGATGCCCAAACCCATACTTTTAATGACCCTAACACTCATTAA
- a CDS encoding DUF2103 domain-containing protein translates to MGGKYRINKIKQEHTIIEDILPLLENLADLKTVKSIIPGRINRRSGSGMQPYLQLKYNTQTGIKILAKTSSSIQEIFVVTDYPDKTIELLKEEKLVR, encoded by the coding sequence ATGGGAGGTAAGTATCGTATTAATAAGATAAAACAAGAGCATACTATAATTGAAGATATATTACCTTTATTAGAAAATTTAGCAGATTTAAAGACGGTTAAAAGTATTATCCCTGGGCGTATTAATCGACGGAGTGGTAGTGGTATGCAACCTTATCTGCAATTAAAATATAATACTCAAACAGGTATAAAAATTTTGGCTAAAACTAGTTCATCTATTCAAGAAATATTTGTGGTAACTGATTATCCTGATAAGACTATAGAATTGTTAAAGGAGGAAAAATTAGTAAGATAG